Proteins from a genomic interval of Cardiocondyla obscurior isolate alpha-2009 linkage group LG21, Cobs3.1, whole genome shotgun sequence:
- the Cwo gene encoding hairy/enhancer-of-split related with YRPW motif protein 1 isoform X3: MVTHSMDNILNMQFYPTNSHVDAVHSPPPRKRRCLNKEQDPMSHRIIEKRRRDRMNNCLADLSRLIPAEYLKKGRGRVEKTEIIEMAIRHMKHLQGLRQDTKHSPVTPVHTHPEDSVDSVSHSTVTTTAAEHYKLGFQECLSETMHFLIEVEGFFARDTLCVQLINHLQQHCDKIVATSDRLGFPHPELPVMNGTMNGGGYSHTSIPTICQPNGGHSDHGSSSGVSSFGDPERPLLRPAIVPPPTIVSDDSNHSTHSHSTPPGSGAAVSCRDRPTNYKFKSSIKQRFSAERVKSCSPPVSNGAGLDKPPSSSPHGVPIFALHDAGSFYVPLTVEASLIRPHLSFIPDTGPDTVLHPVTISVNFNHSSPPAWSQQHSPTSQQQTT, from the exons ATGGTCACGCACAGTATGGACAACATCTTGAACATGCAATTCTATCCGACCAACAGTCACGTTGACGCGGTGCATTCACCGCCGCCGAGGAAGAGACGTTGTCTGAATAAAGAG cAAGATCCGATGTCACACAGGATCATCGAGAAGCGTAGGAGAGATCGTATGAACAACTGCCTGGCCGATCTCAGCAGATTGATACCGGCGGAATACTTGAAGAAGGGCCGCGGCAGAGTCGAGAAAACGGAAATCATCGAGATGGCGATTCGACACATGAAGCATCTTCAAGGCCTTCGGCAAG atacCAAGCATTCGCCCGTGACTCCGGTGCACACGCACCCCGAAGATAGCGTGGATAGCGTGTCTCATTCGACGGTAACCACCACCGCGGCGGAGCACTATAAGCTCGGGTTTCAGGAGTGTCTGAGCGAGACGATGCATTTTCTCATCGAAGTCGAGGGTTTTTTCGCGAGGGACACCCTCTGCGTACAGCTCATCAATCACCTGCAGCAGCACTGCGACAAAATCGTTGCCACCA GTGATCGATTAGGCTTCCCACATCCAGAGCTGCCCGTGATGAACGGCACGATGAACGGTGGAGGCTATTCGCACACGAGTATCCCGACGATATGCCAGCCGAACGGTGGGCACTCGGATCACGGCTCTAGCTCGGGTGTAAGTTCGTTCGGTGACCCGGAACGCCCGCTGCTGCGACCGGCGATCGTGCCTCCGCCGACGATCGTAAGTGACGACAGCAATCACAGCACTCACTCGCACAGCACCCCGCCTGGATCCGGTGCTGCTGTCTCCTGCCGGGACCGGCCGACCAATTACAAGTTTAAAAGCTCGATCAAGCAAAGGTTCTCGGCGGAAAGGGTAAAGTCGTGTTCGCCGCCTGTGTCAAACGGCGCTGGGCTGGACAAGCCGCCGTCCTCGTCGCCTCACGGGGTGCCCATCTTCGCTCTCCACGACGCCGGATCCTTCTACGTTCCGTTGACGGTCGAAGCATCTCTGATTAGACCTCATCTCAGCTTTATTCCGGACACTGGACCCGACACCGTTTTACACCCGGTCACGATATCCGTCAACTTTAATCACTCGTCGCCGCCAGCGTGGTCGCAGCAACATAGTCCCACTTCCCAGCAACAGACGACGTAA
- the Ef-1a-f1 gene encoding elongation factor 1-alpha — translation MGKEKIHINIVVIGHVDSGKSTTTGHLIYKCGGIDKRTIEKFEKEAQEMGKGSFKYAWVLDKLKAERERGITIDIALWKFETAKYYVTIIDAPGHRDFIKNMITGTSQADCAVLIVAAGIGEFEAGISKNGQTREHALLAFTLGVKQLIVGVNKMDMTDPPYSETRFEEIKKEVSSYIKKIGYNTASVAFVPISGWHGDNMLEPSPKTPWYKGWKVERKDGNADGKTLIEALDAILPPSRPTDKALRLPLQDVYKIGGIGTVPVGRVETGILKPGMLVTFAPAALTTEVKSVEMHHEALTEALPGDNVGFNVKNISVKELRRGYVAGDSKNQPPRGAADFTAQVIVLNHPGQISNGYTPVLDCHTAHIACKFAEIKEKCDRRTGKTTEENPKSIKSGDAAIVMLQPTKPMCVEAFQEFPPLGRFAVRDMRQTVAVGVIKSVTFKDTQGKVTKAAEKAQKKK, via the exons ATGGGTAAGGAGAAGATCCATATAAACATCGTCGTGATCGGCCACGTAGACTCCGGCAAGTCCACGACGACTGGCCACCTGATCTACAAATGCGGGGGGATCGACAAGCGGACGATCGAAAAGTTTGAGAAGGAAGCGCAGGAAATGGGCAAGGGCTCCTTCAAGTACGCCTGGGTCCTCGACAAGCTCAAGGCGGAGCGCGAGCGCGGCATCACCATCGACATCGCCCTGTGGAAGTTCGAGACGGCCAAATACTACGTCACCATCATCGACGCCCCCGGTCACCGTGACTTTATCAAGAACATGATTACCGGCACGAGTCAGGCTGACTGCGCGGTGCTGATCGTTGCCGCCGGGATCGGCGAGTTCGAGGCCGGCATCTCGAAGAACGGGCAGACCCGCGAGCACGCTTTGCTCGCCTTCACGTTGGGCGTGAAGCAATTGATCGTCGGCGTCAACAAGATGGACATGACCGACCCGCCGTACTCGGAGACGCGTTTCGAGGAGATTAAGAAGGAAGTGTCGTCCTACATCAAGAAGATCGGCTACAACACCGCCTCGGTCGCCTTCGTGCCGATCTCTGGCTGGCACGGCGACAACATGCTCGAGCCGTCCCCAAAGACACCCTGGTACAAGGGCTGGAAAGTGGAGCGCAAGGACGGGAACGCCGACGGCAAGACGCTCATCGAGGCCCTTGACGCTATCCTGCCGCCCTCCAGGCCCACCGACAAAGCCCTACGACTACCGCTGCAGGATGTCTACAAGATCGGCGGCATTGGAACGGTGCCTGTTGGCCGCGTCGAGACTGGCATTCTCAAACCAG gtatGCTGGTGACCTTTGCGCCGGCGGCTCTCACCACCGAGGTAAAGTCCGTGGAGATGCACCACGAAGCGTTGACGGAGGCTTTGCCAGGCGATAACGTCGGCTTCAACGTGAAAAACATCTCGGTAAAGGAACTGAGACGCGGCTACGTAGCCGGGGACTCGAAGAATCAGCCACCACGTGGAGCCGCCGATTTCACCGCTCAAGTGATCGTCCTGAATCACCCGGGACAGATCAGCAATGGCTACACGCCGGTGCTCGACTGTCACACCGCCCACATCGCCTGCAAGTTCGCTGAGATCAAGGAGAAGTGCGATCGCCGTACCGGAAAAACCACCGAGGAAAATCCTAAGAGCATAAAAAGCGGCGACGCCGCGATCGTGATGCTGCAGCCGACTAAGCCGATGTGCGTCGAGGCCTTTCAAGAGTTCCCGCCTCTGGGCCGCTTCGCGGTCCGCGACATGCGGCAGACCGTCGCCGTGGGTGTAATCAAG AGCGTCACTTTCAAAGACACCCAGGGCAAGGTAACAAAGGCCGCGGAGAAAGCCCAGAAGAAAAAGTAA
- the LOC139110763 gene encoding actin-binding Rho-activating protein isoform X1 — MEECCSDSEEESLGAKVAMFNQYADNHKDKQSKNPFTSGLNAKKPTFSKEEYGRPEAGSLSELRGRKANAHVLKEILELCEIIAIEGTPCRDQPDVIGITFGDIFNIYTNISDKCVGLLLRARKQKYLEFEGECLFQRRDDDVPIFLVKPIEEIRKEYNQRLVKIQHEHDAVNS; from the exons ATGGAGGAGTGCTGTAGCGATTCGGAGGAG gaaTCCTTGGGGGCCAAGGTTGCTATGTTCAATCAATACGCCGACAACCATAAAGATAAGCAGAGCAAAAATCCATTCACATCTGGTTTAAACGCCAAAAAGCCGACATTTTCCAAAGAGGAGTACGGcag gCCAGAAGCAGGCTCCTTGTCAGAATTGCGCGGTCGCAAAGCGAACGCTCACGTCTTGAAGGAGATCTTGGAGCTTTGCGAAATAATTGCTATAGAAGGCACACCTTGTCGAGATCAACCTGACGTAATCGGCATCACGTTCGGCGatattttcaacatttatACCAATATTAGCGACAAATGTGTAGGCCTGCTGTTGAGAGCGAGAAAACAAAAGTATTTAGAATTCGAAGGCGAATGTCTTTTCCAA aGAAGAGACGATGACGTGCCGATATTTTTGGTCAAGCCCATTGAAGAAATTCGTAAGGAGTATAATCAACGACTCGTAAAGATCCAACACGAACACGACGCAGTGAACAGTTAA
- the LOC139110763 gene encoding actin-binding Rho-activating protein isoform X2 yields the protein MSSAMYESLGAKVAMFNQYADNHKDKQSKNPFTSGLNAKKPTFSKEEYGRPEAGSLSELRGRKANAHVLKEILELCEIIAIEGTPCRDQPDVIGITFGDIFNIYTNISDKCVGLLLRARKQKYLEFEGECLFQRRDDDVPIFLVKPIEEIRKEYNQRLVKIQHEHDAVNS from the exons ATGTCTTCGGCAATGTAT gaaTCCTTGGGGGCCAAGGTTGCTATGTTCAATCAATACGCCGACAACCATAAAGATAAGCAGAGCAAAAATCCATTCACATCTGGTTTAAACGCCAAAAAGCCGACATTTTCCAAAGAGGAGTACGGcag gCCAGAAGCAGGCTCCTTGTCAGAATTGCGCGGTCGCAAAGCGAACGCTCACGTCTTGAAGGAGATCTTGGAGCTTTGCGAAATAATTGCTATAGAAGGCACACCTTGTCGAGATCAACCTGACGTAATCGGCATCACGTTCGGCGatattttcaacatttatACCAATATTAGCGACAAATGTGTAGGCCTGCTGTTGAGAGCGAGAAAACAAAAGTATTTAGAATTCGAAGGCGAATGTCTTTTCCAA aGAAGAGACGATGACGTGCCGATATTTTTGGTCAAGCCCATTGAAGAAATTCGTAAGGAGTATAATCAACGACTCGTAAAGATCCAACACGAACACGACGCAGTGAACAGTTAA
- the LOC139110524 gene encoding serine/arginine-rich splicing factor 4-like translates to MEQKIGINWVRKGKVQAKGVGRIKLVKKEESYSDDDSSCSDSSTEIDSKTKTKNRCREYKSKKNCLSSANIRAAKSGKTTRSKEKTLNLEKLNSKNKDAKCSENRQSRSRSNSVSSDASERDKRSNCKQRESRNTNEFESRDDSASLNKDMSRNEYKSKLKKRIYYSSDSEEDRLRSSSQCSNYSNKSYSHWKKSKRKEKHKDKERHRSSSRIFNLSQSNAGTILTMSRSSKNDMYLIKHSDRNGSDCKEKHKSRKKSKYRKSESEKKSRPKEKRRRLQSSSTSG, encoded by the exons ATGGAACAGAAAATCGGAATAAATTGGGTAAGAAAAGGAAA gGTACAAGCTAAAGGCGTAGGACGAATAAAACTggttaaaaaagaagaaagttaTTCTGACGATGATTCGTCCTGTAGTGACAGTAGTACAGAGATCGATAGTAAGACAAAAACTAAGAATCGTTGCAGAGAATATAAATCGAAAAAGAATTGTCTCTCTAGCGCAAACATTCGTGCAGCAAAAAGCGGAAAAACAACGAGAAGTAAAGAGAAAACATTGAATTTGGAGAAGTTAAATTCTAAGAACAAAGATGCAAAGTGCAGCGAAAATAGACAATCTAGATCGAGAAGTAACAGTGTATCTTCTGATGCTTCCGAACGAGATAAAAGGTCGAACTGTAAGCAACGGGAATCTCGAAACACGAATGAATTTGAAAGTCGAGATGACAGTGCCTCACTAAATAAAGATATGTCGAGAAATgaatataaatctaaattaaaaaaaagaatatattactcTTCGGATTCGGAAGAAGATCGTTTGAGGTCTAGCAGTCAATGTAgtaattattctaataaatCTTATTCGCATTGGAAAAAATCAAAGCGCAAAGAAAAACACAAGGATAAAGAGCGTCACAGATCCAGcagtagaatatttaatttgtcgcAATCCAATGCGGGTACAATTCTAACGATGTCTAGATCATCAAAGAATGACATGTATCTGATAAAACATTCCGATCGTAACGGTTCTGACTGTAAAGAGAAACATAAATCACGTAAAAAATCTAAGTATAGAAAATCTGAAAGCGAAAAAAAGTCCAgaccaaaagaaaaaaggcgACGCCTTCAATCTTCTTCGACTTCGGGATAA
- the LOC139110570 gene encoding probable dimethyladenosine transferase: MPKIRTQVKSSRVYTEIAKQGILFNKDKGQHILKNPLIIQSMLEKAALRPTDVILEIGPGTGNMTVKMLEKAKKVIACEIDPRMIAELQKRVQGTAYQSKLQIVFGDVLKSDLPFFDLCIANIPYQISSPLVFKLLSHRPLFRCAVLMFQREFAERLVAKPGDKLYCRLSINTQLLARVDMLMKVGKNNFRPPPKVESNVVRIEPRNPPPPINYQEWDSLTRIAFVRKNKTLSAAFKQTTIVAMLEKNYGIHCSLNNKIVPDNFDIKQLINLVLEKADAKNKRARTMDIDDFISLLHAFNAEGVHFT, encoded by the exons ATGCCGAAAATACGTACACAAGTTAAAAGTTCTCGTGTCTACACGGAAATAGCAAAGCAAG gaattttatttaataaagataaaggTCAGCATATACTGAAAAAtcctttaattattcaaagtaTGCTTGAAAAAGCTGCACTCCGACCAACCGATGTCATTCTAGAGATTGGGCCTGGTACAGGCAACATGACTGTAAAAATGCTCGAGAAGGCAAAAAAAGTAATAGCATGTGAAATTGACCCGAGAATGATAGCAGAATTACAAAAACGAGTTCAAGGAACTGCATATCAATCGAAATTACAAATAGTCTTTGGAGATGTATTAAAATCAGATTTACCTTTTTTTGACTTATGTATTGCAAACATTCCATACCAGATATCTTCACCACTGGTATTTAAGTTACTTTCACATAGGCCACTTTTCAG atgtGCTGTGCTTATGTTTCAAAGAGAATTTGCAGAACGCTTAGTGGCTAAACCAGGTGATAAATTATACTGTCGCTTAAGCATTAATACTCAGTTATTGGCACGAGTAGATATGTTGATGAAAGTtggaaagaataattttagacCACCACCAAAAGTAGAGTCGAATGTAGTAAGAATTGAGCCAAGAAATCCACCACCACCAATCAACTACCAAGAATGGGATAGTCTGACACGAATTgcttttgtaagaaaaaataaaacattatcaGCAGCTTTCAAGCAAACCACAATTGTTGCCATGTTAGAGAAAAATTATGGAATTCACTGTAGTTTGAACAATAAG ATTGTACCagataattttgatataaagcAATTGATAAACCTTGTACTAGAAAAAGCAGAtgctaaaaataaacgagctaGAACTATGGACATTGATGATTTTATTag CCTTTTACATGCATTTAATGCAGAGGGTGTGCATTTTAcgtaa
- the LOC139110526 gene encoding uncharacterized protein — MSQPVASSAAAGAAATAATTAASTAAATAAKQLASLKKKRTAIKSAVTRIETFTSNAMLDEIDDEIRFELAERRERLGEYNQEYADVQARIEDLDEREARDRDSFEKTYFSLRAKLTRLTRPAGGTASARPSPVPGSSGSEGSGGREPLTFVRLPKINLPTFSGKYEEWVTFHDTFNSLIHENEPLTDVQKFHYLRASLLDEAKNVIAALEVSGANYEGAWELLKDRYDDRRAIVYTHIRAILELPRMHRENAADLRRICDGVSRHIGALKALKRSADAWDDLLVYMLSEKLDNVTAEKWQASLRDTELPSLKQFKKFLTHRSVILETLARKEPSTAPRRSDTRAQTRSDGRRQALHATASRMSCTYCGGEHSVYACGAFGALSANQRIAEIRKKNLCLNCLRSSTHRAAQCPLAGCRSCSLKHNTLLHLPTRGTDGAIGGTSVAPAGSAGPSASSGEMTALLARETVGGSRAHVFLSTAIIHVIDNNNTRKPARVLLDSGSQANFVTKKFISTLNVNIQPANISISGMGRMTTRSSRVTKLKIRSRLNAFQQEMECIVTDVITERIPAVTVRRETIKLPPNIELADPQFNKASEIDMLIGAELFWQLICIGQIGATREHPTLQKTRLGWVLAGRLQSASGEIARAHALHATVTNADLYKKIEYFWRIEERSGAASSTLEERECEAHFEENVEIDATGRYIVKLPIKENAFRTIGNSRDIALKRLYNLERRLNQDAEFKSAYAKFMREYLTLGHMRPVASNEIERPGAIYLPHHGVFKQGDKTKKLRVVFDASCKTSTGASLNDALRKGPTVQQDLAAILIRFRAFAYVTSEKCAKEYPVGSRRIREDFYVDDLLTGADTLSETKRVREEIVEILRRGNFELSKWLSNRDELIPDRARGVRDEVAFGEEFEPKVLGIRWNPANDEFGFEANSGRGAERVTKRTILAEIASIFDPLGLLGPVIVVAKIIMQDTWQTQMGWEESVPQEIHQRWVDFRHELIYLKEIRVPRWVGSRDMHNLQLHGFCDASEKAYGACVYVRTREGPAKYKIVLLTSKSRVAPIKAISLPRLELCAAVLLAELTEKICASLNERKRSLFLWTDSTITLNWIASSSRRWNSFVANRVGEIQRATDIADWRHVPSAENPADLLSRGTTIQMLKTSPLWWNGPSFLQFESDSWPKRERAVISDEDLPERKKTIIASAGVIEEDIVQALLHRRSNLNKVQRVIAYCVRWRFKKEERPRTVQISPTEMRRALIIIVKSVQRRSFCEEYELLKNKIELRNTSAIRSLTPFYDDDGIIRVGGRIKRSAIPYDARHPMLLPRGHVLTTRVVQREHEKTLHAGIQATLAAVRQRFWPIAASLVVRGVVRRCVKCFRYRPTTSQAIMSDLPDKRVTVSRPFTHTGVDYAGPIFVKESKRRNARLTKAYIAVFICFTVKAVHLEIVSDLTSDAFLAAFKRFIARRGRPECVYSDNGTTFVGANKPLKELYEFVNSEREQKQIAEFLSEREINWRFIPPHAPHFGGLWEAAVKSTKTHMYRVVGNAHLTYEEMQTMLCEIEAILNSRPLTSLSTDPNDLECARGTAVEMATYRAAAAAFLEAMEFGVPPHVNAAVKMACSKTGAISVGQLVLIQQPGLGPLQWLLGRISEVHPGADGIVRAATMKTKGGYLTRPIVKLAILPIDEEDDK, encoded by the exons ATGTCCCAACCCGTTGCATCGTCCGCTGCGGCGGgagcggcggcgacggcggcaacGACGGCCGCATCGACGGCGGCAGCGACGGCCGCTAAACAATTGGCGTCGTTAAAAAAGAAGCGTACGGCGATTAAGTCCGCGGTCACACGTATAGAGACATTTACAAGCAACGCAATGTTAGACGAAATAGACGATGAAATTCGTTTTGAGTTAGCCGAGCGGCGCGAGCGGTTGGGCGAGTACAATCAAGAATACGCGGACGTGCAAGCGCGAATTGAGGATCTAGACGAGCGCGAGGCTAGAGATCGCGACTCGTTtgaaaaaacttatttttcgTTGAGAGCGAAATTGACGCGATTGACTCGTCCGGCGGGCGGAACGGCGTCGGCCCGTCCGTCGCCTGTTCCGGGTAGTAGCGGCAGTGAAGGCAGCGGCGGCCGAGAGCCCCTGACCTTTGTGCGTTTGCCGAAGATTAATCTACCGACCTTCTCGGGCAAATATGAGGAATGGGTCACGTTCCACGATACCTTCAATAGCCTGATCCACGAAAACGAGCCGTTAACAGACGTGCAAAAATTTCACTATTTGAGAGCTTCTTTGTTAGACGAAGCAAAAAATGTGATCGCGGCTTTGGAGGTGTCGGGGGCTAATTACGAAGGGGCCTGGGAGTTATTGAAGGATCGATACGACGATCGGCGAGCGATAGTGTATACGCATATTCGGGCGATCCTCGAGCTACCGCGAATGCATCGAGAGAATGCGGCGGATTTAAGGAGAATCTGCGATGGGGTATCGCGACACATAGGCGCGCTCAAGGCGTTGAAAAGAAGCGCGGACGCTTGGGACGATCTGCTAGTGTATATGTTAAGCGAAAAATTAGACAACGTGACCGCGGAAAAATGGCAAGCATCGTTAAGGGATACGGAATTGCCgagtttaaaacaatttaaaaaattcttgacGCATCGAAGCGTCATTTTAGAGACGTTAGCAAGAAAAGAGCCAAGCACGGCTCCAAGGCGAAGTGACACACGGGCACAAACGCGGTCTGACGGCAGACGACAGGCGCTGCACGCAACCGCGTCAAGGATGAGCTGCACATATTGCGGGGGGGAGCACTCCGTTTATGCGTGTGGGGCGTTCGGTGCGTTATCGGCAAATCAGCGGATAGCAGagattcgaaagaaaaatctttgtttAAATTGCCTGCGCTCCTCCACCCATCGGGCGGCGCAGTGTCCGTTGGCTGGTTGCCGGTCGTGCAGCCTTAAGCACAATACATTGTTGCATCTGCCGACCAGGGGGACCGACGGGGCGATCGGCGGGACATCGGTTGCGCCGGCGGGATCGGCGGGCCCGTCGGCGAGTTCGGGCGAGATGACGGCCttgctcgcgcgcgagacggTTGGGGGGAGCCGAGCTCATGTGTTCCTATCCACCGCAATAATACACGTGATCGACAATAATAACACGCGAAAGCCGGCGCGTGTATTGTTAGACTCAGGGTCACAAGCAAATTTCGTGACGAAAAAGTTTATTAGCACGTTAAATGTGAATATTCAGCCGGCGAATATTTCGATATCGGGTATGGGAAGGATGACGACGCGGTCATCAcgcgttacaaaattaaaaatacgctCCAGACTAAACGCGTTCCAACAAGAAATGGAATGCATCGTAACCGATGTAATTACCGAAAGAATTCCGGCGGTTACCGTTAGACGCGAAACAATAAAACTGCCGCCGAACATCGAGCTGGCAGATCCGCAATTTAACAAGGCCAGCGAAATCGACATGCTGATAGGCGCGGAGCTGTTTTGGCAGCTGATATGCATCGGCCAAATCGGAGCCACGCGAGAACATCCGACGTTACAAAAAACGCGGCTAGGATGGGTTTTGGCGGGACGATTGCAGAGCGCGTCAGGGGAAATCGCGCGGGCGCATGCATTGCATGCGACGGTTACGAACGcggatttatataaaaaaatcgaatatttTTGGCGCATCGAGGAACGATCCGGAGCAGCGAGCAGCACTCTCGAGGAGCGGGAGTGCGAAGCGCATTTCGAGGAAAACGTAGAAATTGACGCGACCGGCAGATATATAGTAAAATTACCAATAAAGGAAAACGCATTTCGAACTATTGGAAACTCGCGAGATATTGCGCTTAAACGGTTGTACAATTTGGAGCGGCGACTAAATCAAGACGCGGAATTTAAGTCGGCCTATGCTAAATTTATGAGAGAATATTTAACGTTAGGACACATGAGACCGGTAGCGAGCAACGAGATCGAAAGGCCCGGCGCGATTTATTTACCGCACCACGGGGTATTCAAGCAAGGCGATAAGACGAAGAAGCTTCGGGTGGTGTTTGACGCGTCATGCAAAACGAGCACGGGAGCGTCATTGAACGATGCGTTAAGAAAGGGGCCGACAGTGCAGCAGGATCTCGCGGCTATTCTTATTCGCTTTCGAGCTTTTGCATATGTTACGTCCGAA AAATGCGCGAAAGAGTATCCGGTCGGCTCCCGACGTATTCGTGAGGATTTTTATGTCGATGACCTGCTCACGGGGGCAGATACGTTATCTGAAACTAAGCGCGTACGCGAGGAAATTGTGGAAATCTTGCGACGCGGAAACTTTGAATTGAGCAAGTGGCTCTCAAACCGCGACGAGCTGATACCCGACCGGGCACGCGGAGTTCGGGACGAGGTCGCGTTCGGAGAAGAATTCGAGCCCAAGGTGCTGGGAATACGTTGGAACCCGGCAAACGATGAATTCGGTTTCGAGGCGAATTCCGGGCGCGGTGCGGAACGCGTGACTAAACGGACTATCCTCGCGGAGATAGCCAGCATCTTCGATCCGCTGGGGTTGTTAGGTCCGGTAATCGTCGTGGCAAAAATTATCATGCAAGATACGTGGCAAACGCAAATGGGATGGGAGGAATCCGTTCCGCAGGAAATCCACCAACGGTGGGTGGATTTTAGACACGagttaatttacttaaaagaAATCCGGGTGCCGCGCTGGGTGGGAAGCAGAGACATGCACAATTTACAGCTGCACGGTTTTTGCGACGCCAGCGAAAAGGCATACGGCGCCTGCGTGTATGTGCGAACAAGGGAGGGACCCGCGAAATATAAGATCGTCTTGCTGACCTCGAAATCGCGGGTTGCTCCGATAAAGGCAATTTCCTTACCAAGATTAGAGTTATGCGCGGCGGTATTGCTAGCTGAATTGACGGAAAAAATCTGTGCGTCACTCAACGAACGGAAGCGGAGTTTATTTTTGTGGACGGATTCCACGATAACGTTGAACTGGATTGCTTCGTCGTCGCGGCGGTGGAACTCATTTGTTGCAAATCGCGTCGGGGAAATACAGCGCGCGACGGATATCGCTGACTGGCGGCACGTGCCGTCAGCCGAAAACCCGGCGGATTTGTTGTCGCGGGGAACCACCATACAAATGTTAAAGACTTCACCACTCTGGTGGAACGGTCCatcatttttacaatttgaGTCAGATTCGTGGCCGAAAAGGGAGCGAGCCGTTATCTCGGACGAGGATTTGCCAGAGCGAAAGAAAACGATAATCGCGTCCGCGGGCGTAATCGAGGAAGATATCGTGCAGGCATTGTTGCACAGGCGttccaatttaaataaagttcaAAGAGTGATCGCGTATTGCGTAAGGTGGCGATTCAAGAAGGAGGAGCGCCCGCGAACGGTGCAAATCTCGCCGACCGAAATGCGGCGAGCATtgataataatagtaaaaagcGTGCAGCGCCGGTCGTTCTGCGAAGAATACGAATtgctcaaaaataaaatagaattaagaAATACAAGTGCCATACGGTCACTGACACCTTTTTATGATGATGACGGGATCATACGCGTGGGAGGCAGGATAAAGCGATCCGCGATTCCGTACGATGCGCGCCATCCAATGCTCCTACCGAGGGGGCACGTGCTGACCACGCGCGTGGTACAAAGAGAGCACGAAAAAACGTTACATGCGGGTATACAAGCGACATTGGCCGCTGTTCGGCAGCGGTTTTGGCCGATCGCGGCCTCATTGGTGGTGCGGGGGGTTGTGCGGAGATGCGTGAAATGCTTCCGATACCGACCGACGACGTCACAGGCGATCATGTCGGATCTGCCTGACAAGCGCGTGACGGTCTCGCGACCGTTCACGCATACCGGCGTGGATTACGCGGGACCGATATTTGTAAAGGAAAGCAAGCGTAGAAATGCGAGACTGACGAAGGCATATATTGCCGTATTTATATGCTTTACAGTGAAAGCGGTTCACTTGGAAATTGTGAGCGATCTCACATCGGATGCGTTTTTAGCGGcgtttaaaagatttatcgcgcgaaGAGGTAGGCCAGAATGTGTATATTCCGACAACGGTACGACTTTCGTTGGAGCAAACAAGCCCCTCAAGGAGCTATACGAATTTGTCAACTCCGAACGGGAACAGAAACAGATCGCCGAGTTTCTTAGTgaacgcgaaattaattggCGTTTCATACCGCCTCACGCACCACATTTCGGTGGTTTGTGGGAGGCGGCCGTAAAATCGACCAAAACACATATGTATCGCGTTGTCGGAAATGCACATCTGACCTACGAAGAAATGCAGACTATGCTCTGCGAGATTGAGGCTATACTTAATTCGCGACCGCTTACGTCTTTAAGCACAGATCCAAATGACTTAGAAT GTGCCCGAGGGACGGCTGTCGAGATGGCAACGTATCGAGCAGCTGCGGCAGCATTTTTGGAGGCGATGGAGTTCGGAGTACCTCCACACGTTAATGCAGCGGTCAAAATGGCATGTAGCAAAACAGGGGCCATCTCAGTCGGCCAGTTAGTTCTTATACAGCAGCCAGGTCTCGGACCGTTGCAGTGGCTGCTGGGCCGCATAAGTGAGGTTCACCCAGGAGCGGATGGAATCGTGAGAGCAGCTACGATGAAAACCAAGGGAGGCTACCTGACCAGACCGATTGTAAAATTGGCGATCCTTCCGATTGACGAAGAAGACGACAAATAA